A region from the Algoriphagus machipongonensis genome encodes:
- a CDS encoding TlpA family protein disulfide reductase: MKKSNLIILITLLLGSTAYLGYSFQPEKMEEVTKVRTPKLLPDYNLYDINGKVSSIHQLAGDKPTLFIYFNSTCHLCQDELGEISKRIDEFKDYNLIFTTVQPKSEMINFVNELEIKDRSNVHFLLDADMNVASYLQIRSVPSIFCYNTKKELMTEYVGITKIDLLLENLARGI; this comes from the coding sequence ATGAAAAAATCGAATCTGATCATTTTGATCACTTTGTTATTAGGGTCTACAGCCTATTTGGGATATTCGTTTCAGCCAGAAAAAATGGAAGAAGTGACAAAAGTCAGAACACCAAAACTGCTGCCTGATTATAATTTGTATGATATTAATGGGAAAGTAAGTTCCATTCACCAATTAGCTGGTGACAAACCCACACTTTTTATTTATTTCAATTCGACTTGCCATTTATGTCAAGATGAGCTAGGTGAGATTTCAAAAAGGATTGATGAGTTTAAAGACTATAATCTCATTTTCACGACTGTTCAGCCAAAATCTGAAATGATAAATTTTGTGAATGAACTTGAAATTAAAGATCGATCAAATGTCCATTTTTTGTTGGATGCGGATATGAATGTGGCTAGTTACCTTCAGATTCGAAGTGTTCCTTCCATTTTCTGTTATAACACCAAAAAGGAATTAATGACTGAGTATGTTGGAATCACAAAAATTGATTTACTGCTGGAGAATTTAGCAAGGGGTATCTGA
- a CDS encoding SDR family oxidoreductase codes for MDLNNKVAVVTGVSKGVGLEVVKQLLEKGVTVAGWSRNKPDLDHKNFHFFTCNVADESSVENAFQKTTAQLGTDIRILVNNAGFGVAGPTESFSSEDWKAMFDTNVHGIFYVTKRLIPGMKAADEGHILNVASIAGLNGVNKFAGYVGTKHAVRGISHSLYMELRDFGIKVSTIYPGSIQTNFFDEIPGVDAHENMMRPIDVATTMVQTLETHPNYFVADVECRPLRPKGKK; via the coding sequence ATGGATTTAAATAATAAAGTAGCAGTAGTCACTGGCGTGAGTAAAGGAGTAGGACTTGAAGTGGTAAAACAATTGTTGGAAAAAGGTGTCACGGTAGCTGGCTGGAGCAGAAATAAGCCCGATCTTGATCATAAAAATTTCCACTTTTTCACCTGTAATGTAGCCGATGAAAGTTCAGTGGAAAATGCATTTCAAAAAACCACTGCTCAGTTGGGGACTGATATTCGAATATTGGTAAACAACGCTGGTTTTGGAGTGGCTGGGCCAACAGAATCATTCTCTTCGGAAGATTGGAAAGCCATGTTTGATACAAACGTGCATGGGATATTCTATGTGACAAAACGATTGATCCCAGGAATGAAAGCAGCAGACGAAGGGCATATTTTGAATGTTGCTTCTATTGCAGGGCTAAATGGGGTAAATAAATTTGCTGGATATGTAGGGACCAAGCATGCAGTCAGAGGAATTTCTCATTCCTTATACATGGAGTTGAGAGATTTTGGAATCAAAGTATCTACGATCTATCCAGGATCAATCCAGACCAATTTCTTTGATGAAATCCCAGGTGTAGATGCCCATGAAAATATGATGAGACCCATCGATGTGGCAACGACCATGGTTCAGACTTTAGAGACTCATCCCAATTATTTTGTTGCAGATGTAGAGTGCAGACCTTTGAGACCGAAGGGTAAGAAATAA
- a CDS encoding amidohydrolase, whose amino-acid sequence MKKLLLPLLLISGTAFGQSELRPAIDEKANAIESKVVEWRRDIHMHPELGNQEFRTAKKVADHLRSLGIEVTEEVAVTGVVGVLKGGKPGPTVALRADMDALPVTERNDLPFKSVNTATYNGQETGVMHACGHDTHVAILMGVAEVLASMKDDLEGNVKFFFQPAEEGVYGQGMAGAELMVAEGVMEDVDAVFGLHIASQMEVGKIGYRSGPAMAAVDNLEITLNGRQAHGASPWSSVDPIVTSSQIVMGLQTILSRSVNITENPAVVTVGAIHGGIRHNIIPEKVEMIGTIRTFGDEQQALVHKRITEIVTNIAESAGATVDLKIEKLYPSTVNDPALTAEMIPTLQAAAGEENIISMPPITGAEDFSFFQREKPGLFINLGGMKKGGDPTTTPSHHTPGFYIDEGGFTLGVRTLSYFVVDYMGKQ is encoded by the coding sequence ATGAAAAAATTATTACTCCCGCTATTACTTATCTCGGGTACTGCTTTTGGGCAGAGCGAACTTAGGCCCGCGATCGACGAGAAAGCCAATGCCATTGAATCAAAAGTTGTCGAATGGAGACGCGATATTCACATGCACCCAGAATTGGGAAACCAGGAATTCAGAACCGCTAAAAAAGTAGCGGATCATCTACGTTCATTAGGAATAGAAGTAACCGAGGAAGTAGCAGTTACGGGTGTTGTGGGAGTATTGAAAGGTGGTAAACCTGGACCTACAGTAGCCTTAAGAGCTGATATGGATGCTCTTCCCGTCACCGAACGAAATGATCTACCTTTTAAATCTGTCAACACAGCTACCTACAATGGACAAGAAACCGGAGTGATGCATGCCTGTGGACATGACACTCATGTTGCCATTCTGATGGGAGTTGCTGAAGTTTTGGCAAGCATGAAGGATGACCTCGAAGGAAATGTAAAATTCTTCTTCCAGCCTGCAGAGGAAGGTGTTTATGGTCAGGGAATGGCCGGTGCCGAATTGATGGTAGCAGAGGGCGTAATGGAAGATGTGGACGCAGTTTTTGGCCTTCATATCGCATCTCAAATGGAAGTAGGTAAAATAGGCTATCGATCAGGCCCTGCCATGGCCGCTGTAGATAATCTAGAAATCACATTAAATGGAAGACAGGCGCATGGTGCTTCCCCATGGTCAAGCGTAGATCCGATTGTGACTTCCTCTCAAATCGTCATGGGATTACAAACTATCCTTTCCAGAAGTGTTAACATCACAGAAAATCCAGCTGTTGTTACTGTTGGAGCAATCCATGGTGGAATCAGACATAACATCATACCAGAAAAAGTAGAAATGATCGGGACGATTAGAACTTTTGGAGACGAACAACAGGCTTTGGTTCATAAAAGAATCACAGAGATTGTCACCAACATTGCAGAAAGTGCAGGAGCTACGGTAGATCTAAAAATAGAGAAACTCTACCCCTCAACAGTGAATGACCCAGCACTCACCGCAGAAATGATCCCAACCCTACAGGCAGCAGCAGGAGAGGAAAATATTATCTCTATGCCTCCAATTACAGGAGCTGAGGATTTTAGCTTTTTCCAAAGAGAAAAGCCAGGCTTGTTCATCAATCTTGGAGGCATGAAAAAAGGCGGTGATCCCACGACCACCCCCTCACACCATACCCCTGGATTCTACATTGATGAAGGAGGTTTTACTTTAGGTGTCAGAACCTTAAGCTATTTTGTCGTGGACTATATGGGCAAACAATAA
- a CDS encoding purine-nucleoside phosphorylase has protein sequence MNYINQIKEATQFIRNLYSEPVNIGIILGTGLGKLGEQIQVDIEIDYSEIPHFPVSTVESHSGKLIFGKIGSKKVMAMKGRFHYYEGYTMQEVTFPVRVMKMLGVSNLLVSNACGGLNPSQHVGEVMIIQDHIDLFPENPLRGKHIEELGIRFPDMSDAYSPRLIELAEKIAVEQQFMFHTGVYAGVQGPNLETPAEYKYLRTIGADAVGMSTVPEVIVARQMNLEVFGISAITDLGVEGKIKKVTIAEVLEAAAMAEPIMAKIMAELIKRM, from the coding sequence ATGAATTACATTAACCAAATCAAAGAGGCGACTCAATTTATAAGAAACCTATATTCTGAGCCTGTGAATATCGGAATTATTCTGGGAACAGGCTTGGGCAAGCTAGGGGAGCAAATCCAAGTAGATATTGAAATCGACTACAGCGAAATCCCACATTTCCCGGTTTCGACTGTTGAAAGCCACTCTGGGAAGCTGATTTTTGGGAAAATTGGTTCCAAAAAAGTGATGGCGATGAAAGGTCGTTTTCATTATTATGAAGGGTATACAATGCAGGAAGTTACTTTTCCTGTAAGAGTGATGAAAATGCTGGGAGTAAGTAATTTACTGGTGTCCAATGCATGTGGTGGTCTGAACCCCTCTCAGCATGTGGGCGAAGTAATGATCATACAGGATCATATAGACTTATTCCCTGAAAATCCACTTCGCGGTAAACATATTGAGGAGTTGGGAATAAGATTTCCGGATATGAGCGATGCCTACTCTCCGCGGTTAATCGAATTGGCAGAAAAAATTGCAGTGGAGCAACAGTTTATGTTTCATACAGGGGTTTATGCCGGAGTTCAGGGGCCTAATCTAGAAACACCGGCAGAGTATAAATACCTGCGCACAATCGGAGCAGATGCAGTGGGAATGAGTACTGTGCCAGAAGTCATTGTGGCCAGACAAATGAATTTAGAAGTTTTTGGAATTTCTGCTATTACCGATTTGGGTGTAGAAGGAAAGATAAAAAAAGTCACAATCGCAGAAGTATTAGAAGCAGCAGCTATGGCTGAACCTATCATGGCTAAAATCATGGCTGAACTTATCAAAAGGATGTAA
- a CDS encoding NADPH-dependent FMN reductase, which translates to MIKIIVGTNRKNSVSKVIAELYQSILIEKGADVEILELENLPNDFVETALYENNGKNEEYNNFHERLEKGKKFVFIVPEYNGSFPGVLKTFIDGMTYPNTFRNKKSALVGISSGIGGGGIALSHLTDIFHYLGMHVLALKPKLAKIEQNMSDNLLTNRLYMDLLQTQADMLLEF; encoded by the coding sequence ATGATCAAAATAATTGTAGGAACGAATAGAAAAAATTCAGTTTCGAAGGTAATAGCAGAATTATACCAAAGTATTTTAATTGAGAAAGGTGCAGACGTTGAAATTCTTGAATTAGAGAATTTGCCTAATGATTTTGTTGAAACGGCACTTTACGAAAACAATGGTAAGAATGAGGAGTATAACAATTTCCATGAACGATTAGAGAAAGGAAAAAAGTTTGTATTTATCGTTCCTGAGTATAACGGATCCTTCCCTGGAGTCCTGAAAACTTTTATTGATGGGATGACTTATCCCAATACTTTTAGAAACAAAAAAAGTGCCCTAGTGGGCATCTCTTCTGGAATCGGGGGAGGTGGCATCGCTTTGAGCCACCTCACCGATATATTCCATTATCTGGGAATGCATGTCCTCGCTCTCAAGCCGAAGCTCGCTAAAATAGAGCAAAATATGTCAGATAACCTGCTCACCAACAGGCTGTATATGGACTTGCTGCAAACCCAGGCAGACATGCTGCTTGAGTTTTAG